A DNA window from Falco naumanni isolate bFalNau1 chromosome Z, bFalNau1.pat, whole genome shotgun sequence contains the following coding sequences:
- the LOC121080730 gene encoding LOW QUALITY PROTEIN: peroxiredoxin-4-like (The sequence of the model RefSeq protein was modified relative to this genomic sequence to represent the inferred CDS: deleted 2 bases in 1 codon) produces MDGVAAGYEKQSSYMPMAKELRTTRQWEDKQCHYYTGGWGGQVYPGDVARVPISNHLLHFSQAKISKPAPYWERTADINGEFKELKLIDYEGKHLVILFYPLDLINTSQKQEGLGLIRIPLLLDLIHHISKDYRVYLQDQGHTLRGLFFVDNKRILQQITMDDLPVGRSVDKTLSLVQAYKTNVEKVPF; encoded by the exons ATGGACGGTGTTGCTGCAGGGTATGAAAAACAGTCCTCCTACATGCCAATG GCAAAGGAACTGCGCACAACGCGGCAGTGGGAAGACAAACAATGCCATTACTacactggggggtggggg gggcaggtCTACCCTGGCGATGTGGCTCGCGTCCCTATCTCCAACCACTTGCTTCACTTCAGCCAGGCCAAAATCTCCAAGCCAGCACCTTACTGGGAAAGAACAGCAGACATTAACGGAGAGTTTAAAGAGCTGAAGTTAATAGACTATGAAGGAAAACATCTTGTCATCCTCTTCTATCCTCTTGACTTGATTAATACGTCTCAAAAACAAGAAGGACTCGGACTTATAAGGATTCCACTTCTTTTGGATTTGATACACCACATTTCAAAGGATTACAGAGTATATCTGCAAGATCAAGGGCATACACTTAGAGGCCTTTTCTTTGTTGACAATAAGAGAATCCTTCAGCAGATAACAATGGATGACCTTCCTGTTGGGAGATCAGTGGATAAAACGCTTAGTTTAGTACAAGCATACAAGACAAATGTGGAGAAGGTGCCGTTTTAA